Genomic window (Chryseobacterium sp. H1D6B):
AGCGTTTTAATTACAGTAAAAGGCCTGGGCTATAAATTGAATATTTCCCAATGAATCTGCTACAAACTTCGATAAAACGATTTCTTCAAAGATTGGCAATCGCAGTTCTTTTGATCTTTGTATCTAACCTTATTTTACTGGGGATCTACATGTATCGCTTCCAGATAACAAATAGAGAAATTCCAATCCTTACTTTGTTGAAAAAATTTCCGGAAGGTCTTACAATGAAGAATATGCAGTTTAAGCTGGATGATGAGATCAAGGCAGAATTCGATAAGCAAGAGATGTGGTCTATGCTGATTGATGACAGAAGTGGCAATGTTTTGTGGAGTTACAGACTGCCCAAGGAGATCCCGGTTCAGTATAGTTTAAGTGATGTTGCAGCGTTCAGCCGCTATTATCTAAAAGATTATCCTGTATCAACATGGGAACACGCTGATGGGTTATTAGTAGTGGGATCTCCCAGGAACAGTTTCTGGAAATCGGCCTATATGGTTCCTTATTCTGAATTTAACATTTTACAGGGTTTTGTAATAATAGTTATATTGTGTGACCTGCTGGTCCTTTTTCTGTTTTATCTTTATATCGATCGCAGATCATTGATTGCAGTTTCTAACATCTTGTCCGGCATTCAATCCCTGGCATCTGGAAAGTTGATCGATTTAAATGAGAAGGGCCCGTTCTCAGATGTTGCGAATCAGTTGAATAAAACTTCTGATTTACTTAAAAGGCGTACTACAGCTCAGGAAAACTGGCTCTTGGGCATTTCCCACGACATAAGAACCCCACTGACAGTGATTCTCGGATATGCGGAAAGCATCGAAACCAACCCGTCGCTCCCCAACGATGTTCAGCAGAAAGCATCATTAATTAAATACCAGAGCATAGCATTGCGTGATTTGGTCAATGATTTAAACCTGATTACAAGTTTAGAAGACAGCGTAAAACTTAAACCCATTCATAAGGTGCAGCCTTTGATCTTTGGTCGGGATATACTTGCCCAATTTTTAAATAGCGGAATCCCGGATACCTTTCCTATTAAGCTTTCTTTTGATGAAAGCCTGGAGTCTATTAAAGTAAGTGCGGACATCCATCTGCTACAAAGAGCTATCAATAATGTGCTGTATAACTGCATAAAACATAATCCAGGTGGTTGTAACATTACATTTAAGATTTCCAATGAAAAGGAGTATGTTTTATTTTGTGTCTCTGACGATGGAAAAGGAATGACATCAGAGGAAATCACAACATTAAAAACACGATCGAAATATCTGTCAAACAGTAATCTATTCAATCAAAAGAAGCATGGATTCGGACTTTATATCGTGCAACAAATTGTAAAAATACACGCAGGGAACACTGATTTTAAAAGGAATCAAATGGGAGGGCTTGATGTTGTTATTGCTATTCCAAAAACTTGCAATTCAAGTCAACAACGAAATAGTCACAACATCTGATTTGATCATCGAACCGAAATCTGAGACTAAAATTAAAATTAGGAAAAGGAATTTTGATGGACTTAAATAAGATTATACGGCTAAATTAATTTTTATAACCTGAGTGATGGTTATGTGGAAAGTGTAAAAGTATTGTCATTCAATGAGATAAGTGAATAATAAGGAGAAATAAAATACACGTTCAGTTTGCATAATTATTTGATATTATTTATCTTTAAAACTGTTGTATCTATTGTTGATGCGTAAAATATTGCTTTTGTATGACTTATCATATTTTGGTTGAGAATTTAATCGTAAAAAATTATAATAAACTATTGTAGGAGAAATTAATGTAAAAAAATTAAATTTTAATGAAGATCATATCAATAAGACAAACCCCGGAATATAAAGATAGAGCAATAACGTATCTTCAAGAAAGCTGGCCTGAAATTTCACCGGTAATTTATGAAGATTGCATTTCCAACTGTGTCAATGCGACACAATCCCTACCTCAGTGGTATCTATTACAGAAAGATGAAAAAATAATCGGTTGTGCAGGACTGATAACCAATGATTTTATCAGTAGAATGGATCTCTACCCCTGGATTTGTGCAATTTTTATAGATGAAGAGCAGAAAGGAAATGGCTACGGTTCCTTATTGATTGAAAAAGCCAAAGAAGATACAAAATTGTACGGATTTAAATATTTGAATTTATGTACCGATCATACCGGTTATTATGAGAAATACGGATTTGAATATATAGGACAGGGCTATCATCCGTGGGAAGAGGAATCGAGAATTTATCAAATAGAAGTATGAAAGTGATGTAATAAATTATTTTTTAACAGAAAGTACTATATTAAAAAATGGAAATGAATAAATTGGATAATCCGGCGTGGTATTCATTAAACGAAACCCATAAAGATTTCGTAGTTGACTATGAGCAAATAAAATTTTACGACCCTGATTATTGTCCCTTCGGTGGTACGTTGAACAATAACCAGACAAAATCAGGAATTGCAACGTACGCCTCTCTTACTGACAGTTTTTTTATAATAGGAAATAGACCTGATATCACTGATGAAGTTCGGGTAGAAAGTGAGCTGGTCTGCAATCAAATGGTTCTTGATAAGAGAATTGACATTGACATTCAGGAAAGTATTATTGAACTTCAGACAGAAATACATAGAGATGACCTGTTTAAGCTTGTTAATCTTGTGCAGCCGGGCTATTTCAAAAATAAGACAGCTGATCTGGGAAGTTATTACGGTATCTACAAAAATCATCAGCTGGTTGCCGTTGCCGGAGAGAGGATGAAAATGGATGGCTACACTGAGTTGAGTGCAATCGTTACCCATCCTGAACATACAGGAAAAGGTTATTCAAAACAGCTCATCGTCCACGCGAGCAATAAGATCTTCAACGAATCCACAATTCCTTACCTGCACGTCGCCGATAATAATGTTAATGCCATTAGACTGTATGATAAATTGGGATTTTTAACAAGAAAAAAAATAAGTTTTTGGAAATTACATGCAAATGTTTTGTAAAGTATTTTTAAAATGTTGAATCAATTATTTACAGGAAAAACAAATGGATGCAATCATTGAAAAATTAAAAAGCATTGAACATGGCTTCAAACACATCATTGAAGCTGGGGATTATATTTTAAAAGATACTTCCATCGGTCATTTGGAATTTGCAACAAAACTGCTGGATGATAATGCTTATCAGATCCGAATGTTAGCCACTTATATACTGGGACAACTATCAGTCGAAAGTGCAAAGGCACTTGAAATATTGGAGACAAGAGTTGCGACGGATGACAACTGGAGGGTACAGGAAATGCTTGCCAAGGCATTTGACTATTACTGTGAATCTAACGGATATGAGAGGTCACTTCCCAAGATCAGGAATTGGATCAACGATGAGAACCCCAATATTACAAGAGCGGTCATTGAAGGGTTGAGAATCTGGACCAGTAGACCATATTTCAAAGAAAATCCGGAAGTTGCCATTCAGCTGATCGCAAGATCCAGGTCGGCTGATAGCGAATATTTAAGAAAATCTATCGGTAACTCTTTACGAGATATTAGCAAGAAACATAAAGACCTTGTGGACAATGAAGTTTCGGGTTGGAATTCAGCAGACAAAAAAATAGTATTTATTAAAAAACTGATTTACAAGTAAAACCGGTCCGTGATGCGGGATGTAATTAATGGAAAATGGTAATTACCGATTATCATTTCTGTTGGAGTTGGCACGAGCGTTTACGGATATTCAGGAAAGTATACCCGGTATCACGCCAAAAGCAATGGCTAAAGAGTTAAAAACACCTGGAACAGCATAAATTGATAGAGCGTATTGTTACGAATGACTATCATGTGAAAATTACTTATAAATGGACGCCCTATGCCAATACATTAACGCCGATTATTGATGCTTTAAAGGCTTGGGGTATTAAATATAAGGAAGAGATTTTCAAAAAATAAGACAGTTGATTTTATGAAGCTAAAAAAAGTTCTTTGACGGATACGAACAGCATTGCGGCTTAAAAAATTACGACAGAAAATTTATGTTGGTTTCCTTATTGCTTAGTCAAAGTATGAGAAAAATATTTTTAGTAGAAGACGACCCTGGAATTCGCGACACATTAGAAATATTATTAACAGCTGAGGGTTTTTTGGTACAATCTTTCGGAGCAGTTGCGGAATTTAACAATAGGGATAAAAGCATCTTACCCGATCTGTTTCTTTTTGATGTGATGTTGCCTGATGGCTCAGGTACTGATCTATGCAGGGAAATCAAGGCTGATAAAGACAGCCTAGATATACCTGTAATCATTATGAGTGCACATGCTGATCTTAAGGGTATAAGTTATGAGTGCCTTCCAAATGACTTTATTCCCAAACCCTTTGACATCGATGACCTGCTTTTAAGAATAGGTGAAACTTTAAGATAATTGTTTTTTAATAATAAATGAAACGGATATAGGCCTGCTATACTTTATGAAAATTGCTAATATTCTCTCATCTATATAGTTTTACGGAGTTATCTTAATGTGAAAATAATCTAAAATTTTTATTCTACTTCAGTAGGATAATTGACTCATTTAAATTATTAAATTCATAAATAAATGAAATATAATAGGATATGTCATTTGTTTGACATACATTTGTAGAATAATAAGGCAACTGGAAATCTGAATTAGAATTAAATTAATTCTCAGAGATCAAAAAACAGCCGCTCAATTTTGTCATTAATATTTTAGGTGTTCTACCTTTTAAGAAGTTCGATTTTCACTCTTAAATTCTATTCATCCATTTTTTCTCTCAAAAATTTATTATCGTCTTGATTTAGATCAAGGACTGGGATAAGTAATCCTATAAAATAGAATACAATAATTTTTAATACATAATACAATGCAACAAGGAACAGTAAAATTCTTTAACGAAACTAAAGGATTTGGTTTTATCACTCCATCAGCTGGTGGACAAGACGTT
Coding sequences:
- a CDS encoding HAMP domain-containing sensor histidine kinase; the encoded protein is MYRFQITNREIPILTLLKKFPEGLTMKNMQFKLDDEIKAEFDKQEMWSMLIDDRSGNVLWSYRLPKEIPVQYSLSDVAAFSRYYLKDYPVSTWEHADGLLVVGSPRNSFWKSAYMVPYSEFNILQGFVIIVILCDLLVLFLFYLYIDRRSLIAVSNILSGIQSLASGKLIDLNEKGPFSDVANQLNKTSDLLKRRTTAQENWLLGISHDIRTPLTVILGYAESIETNPSLPNDVQQKASLIKYQSIALRDLVNDLNLITSLEDSVKLKPIHKVQPLIFGRDILAQFLNSGIPDTFPIKLSFDESLESIKVSADIHLLQRAINNVLYNCIKHNPGGCNITFKISNEKEYVLFCVSDDGKGMTSEEITTLKTRSKYLSNSNLFNQKKHGFGLYIVQQIVKIHAGNTDFKRNQMGGLDVVIAIPKTCNSSQQRNSHNI
- a CDS encoding GNAT family N-acetyltransferase, which produces MKIISIRQTPEYKDRAITYLQESWPEISPVIYEDCISNCVNATQSLPQWYLLQKDEKIIGCAGLITNDFISRMDLYPWICAIFIDEEQKGNGYGSLLIEKAKEDTKLYGFKYLNLCTDHTGYYEKYGFEYIGQGYHPWEEESRIYQIEV
- a CDS encoding GNAT family N-acetyltransferase, which produces MNKLDNPAWYSLNETHKDFVVDYEQIKFYDPDYCPFGGTLNNNQTKSGIATYASLTDSFFIIGNRPDITDEVRVESELVCNQMVLDKRIDIDIQESIIELQTEIHRDDLFKLVNLVQPGYFKNKTADLGSYYGIYKNHQLVAVAGERMKMDGYTELSAIVTHPEHTGKGYSKQLIVHASNKIFNESTIPYLHVADNNVNAIRLYDKLGFLTRKKISFWKLHANVL
- a CDS encoding DNA alkylation repair protein, translating into MDAIIEKLKSIEHGFKHIIEAGDYILKDTSIGHLEFATKLLDDNAYQIRMLATYILGQLSVESAKALEILETRVATDDNWRVQEMLAKAFDYYCESNGYERSLPKIRNWINDENPNITRAVIEGLRIWTSRPYFKENPEVAIQLIARSRSADSEYLRKSIGNSLRDISKKHKDLVDNEVSGWNSADKKIVFIKKLIYK
- a CDS encoding winged helix-turn-helix transcriptional regulator, translating into MIERIVTNDYHVKITYKWTPYANTLTPIIDALKAWGIKYKEEIFKK
- a CDS encoding response regulator, which codes for MRKIFLVEDDPGIRDTLEILLTAEGFLVQSFGAVAEFNNRDKSILPDLFLFDVMLPDGSGTDLCREIKADKDSLDIPVIIMSAHADLKGISYECLPNDFIPKPFDIDDLLLRIGETLR